From a region of the Bradyrhizobium diazoefficiens genome:
- a CDS encoding LysR family transcriptional regulator, producing the protein MTHSEKFFQRGIRLSHLRLLTMFAELGQVRLVAERLNVTQPAVSKQLAELELGLGTPVLKRAGNRLQFTPVGESLLQRAREVLLQLEQARRDLDALRSGLSGTLAVGAVATVLPVVAPELTLRIKQRIPNVSFTFFEATSDRLYPMLAAGALDMVFSRVPPVSARPEFVAEPMFDDPIVLVCGRHNPLASRRELTPDDLKGLLWILPPREAPAFLALNNWAERHGLSFPQGCVQSISLSVNATLLRKYPFVGLMPKSLAYQEDISVLRLPRASFLGKVRLFHRKTTANPVMHAALQYIPEIRNALVTRR; encoded by the coding sequence ATGACGCATAGCGAAAAGTTCTTCCAGCGAGGGATCCGGCTTAGTCATCTGCGGCTGCTGACGATGTTTGCCGAGCTTGGGCAGGTGCGGCTCGTGGCCGAGCGACTCAACGTCACGCAGCCAGCCGTTTCGAAGCAGTTGGCCGAGCTTGAACTCGGCTTGGGGACACCCGTTTTGAAACGCGCGGGAAATCGGCTCCAGTTCACGCCGGTCGGCGAGTCTCTCCTGCAGCGCGCCCGCGAAGTGCTCCTGCAGCTCGAGCAGGCGCGGCGCGATCTGGACGCGCTGCGCAGCGGGCTTTCGGGAACACTGGCGGTTGGCGCGGTCGCTACTGTACTGCCGGTCGTGGCGCCCGAACTAACGCTGCGCATCAAACAGCGCATACCAAATGTGAGCTTCACCTTCTTCGAGGCGACTAGCGATAGGCTTTATCCGATGCTGGCAGCAGGCGCGCTCGACATGGTGTTCAGTCGCGTGCCGCCGGTTTCTGCGAGACCCGAGTTTGTGGCAGAGCCCATGTTTGACGATCCGATTGTCCTCGTCTGCGGTCGTCACAATCCGCTGGCGTCTCGCCGCGAGCTCACACCAGATGATCTGAAAGGGTTGTTGTGGATCTTGCCACCGCGAGAGGCTCCGGCGTTCTTGGCGCTAAACAATTGGGCTGAGCGGCACGGTCTTTCGTTTCCCCAAGGCTGTGTGCAGTCCATTTCGCTCTCCGTTAACGCCACCCTCCTACGAAAATATCCATTCGTTGGGCTTATGCCGAAATCGCTGGCCTACCAGGAGGATATTAGCGTGCTCAGGCTGCCCCGAGCCTCCTTTCTGGGAAAGGTGCGGCTCTTCCATAGGAAAACCACGGCCAATCCTGTCATGCATGCAGCGCTGCAATACATCCCCGAGATCCGAAACGCGCTTGTGACTCGAAGATGA
- a CDS encoding MFS transporter, translating into MSIAKAESARLSAAPQAKWKVVVLASLGGALEIYDFIIYGVFALEIGKEFFPKSNPLVSLISTFSVFAVGYASRPLGGIILSSFGDRFGRRIMLLISVLGMSVCTVSIGLIPNYATIGIAAPMLLVLLRMAQGFFLAGELPCSITYVVEEIPKRASFVSGLVIFCLNSGVLLATLISLSLHSSYSASEVMSYGWRLAFIFGGMIGLLSYWVRTSLDESAAFERMKSHAVRRPFRTILSEFRTQALIGIGIAAIVNASNNMLFVVLPSYLTGVLHYGAAEVSAGQNIGILTLSGSLLLVAWLGDRFSSRILHRIGSLIFLLVTFPLYWAIAEYRIVPLQLFVVIGVIGGLVNGTYAFLLADLFPTSVRFSGVGLSLNLTTVVFTGLTPLLVTYLIRETGMNAAPGVYISLVALLSLLVGFPLSRHRGRIQAEAVSTQADTVH; encoded by the coding sequence ATGTCGATCGCAAAGGCAGAGTCTGCGCGGCTGTCGGCAGCCCCGCAGGCAAAGTGGAAGGTGGTCGTTCTCGCGAGCCTCGGTGGCGCGCTCGAGATCTACGATTTCATCATCTATGGCGTCTTCGCCCTTGAGATTGGAAAGGAATTCTTTCCGAAGTCCAACCCACTCGTGTCACTGATCAGCACCTTCAGTGTGTTTGCGGTAGGCTATGCCTCAAGGCCTCTCGGCGGAATCATCCTCAGCAGCTTCGGCGATCGCTTCGGACGTCGGATCATGCTCCTGATCTCTGTGCTCGGCATGTCCGTATGCACGGTTTCGATCGGTCTGATCCCGAACTACGCGACGATCGGCATTGCGGCCCCGATGCTGCTGGTGCTTCTCCGCATGGCTCAGGGTTTCTTTCTCGCCGGCGAACTGCCCTGCTCTATCACCTATGTCGTCGAAGAAATACCGAAACGGGCAAGCTTCGTCAGCGGACTGGTGATCTTCTGTCTCAACTCGGGCGTGCTGCTTGCCACCCTGATAAGCCTTTCGCTGCATTCAAGCTACAGCGCGTCAGAGGTGATGTCATACGGCTGGAGACTGGCTTTCATCTTCGGAGGAATGATTGGCCTGTTGTCCTATTGGGTGCGCACGTCGCTGGACGAATCCGCCGCTTTCGAGCGCATGAAGAGCCACGCCGTCCGGAGGCCGTTCCGGACGATCCTCAGCGAATTCCGCACGCAGGCGCTTATCGGGATCGGAATTGCCGCTATCGTCAATGCGAGCAACAATATGCTGTTTGTCGTGTTGCCGTCCTATCTGACCGGCGTGCTGCACTACGGTGCCGCTGAAGTCAGCGCAGGACAGAACATCGGCATCCTGACGCTGTCAGGATCGCTCCTCCTTGTGGCGTGGCTCGGTGACCGTTTTTCCAGCCGGATCCTGCATCGCATCGGCTCGCTGATATTCCTTCTCGTCACCTTTCCGCTCTACTGGGCGATTGCCGAATACCGGATCGTGCCACTCCAGCTTTTCGTAGTTATCGGTGTGATCGGCGGGTTGGTGAACGGCACCTATGCGTTCCTCCTGGCAGATCTGTTTCCGACCAGCGTCCGTTTCAGCGGCGTCGGGCTGTCGCTGAACCTGACGACTGTCGTCTTTACAGGCCTGACACCGCTCCTGGTCACCTACCTCATCCGGGAAACCGGCATGAACGCGGCGCCCGGCGTATACATCTCGCTTGTAGCGCTGCTCTCGCTCCTCGTCGGTTTCCCCTTGAGCCGCCATCGCGGCCGGATTCAAGCGGAGGCAGTGTCCACCCAAGCCGATACGGTGCACTGA
- a CDS encoding SAVED domain-containing protein, producing the protein MSKPHLRTGAAAVILLLVGLTGARGNSDFDRVQRGKYLVDAGDCYACHTPSGAKPFQGGRALATPFGAIYSANITPDRKTGIGSWSADDFYKAMHHGVSADGNRLYPAFPYPYYTHVTREDVDDIWAYLRTVEPVDNAPPKNRLPFPLNERAAMRAWNWMFFDEQTFHSVPGKSAAWNWGAYLVEGLGHCGVCHTPKNVLGADETKQAYQEGNLDAWFAIVTGMAEERGAHVLRFAADIGQRDALVSTRSIFMAMPPDYHPAEGRTIDIELVGCDYADHEETYWTIQQDNLRRVFARKVKERIEQKEIRQLSVFALEPQPLLIELGHLLGDIVPVTVHQRYREPPTWRWQPDQPVITFRLSEYSGAPDVPVALKLALSATVTDDRIRTVLGDDVAIWSLTAENPHNDIMRRPDVLVEFKRHLRRLFDRIKAAHGEKAIINVFPALPNSASVEFGRVRMPKADLPLHVYDQNRSVGGFVPTLRIMS; encoded by the coding sequence ATGAGCAAGCCGCACCTACGGACTGGAGCCGCCGCCGTCATCCTGCTGCTGGTCGGTTTGACTGGCGCACGCGGGAACAGCGATTTCGACCGCGTCCAAAGGGGCAAATACCTTGTAGATGCGGGCGATTGCTATGCCTGCCATACGCCGAGCGGCGCCAAGCCCTTCCAAGGTGGTCGCGCCCTCGCTACTCCGTTCGGTGCGATTTATTCCGCGAACATCACACCCGATCGGAAGACCGGCATCGGCAGCTGGTCAGCGGACGATTTCTACAAAGCCATGCACCACGGCGTCTCTGCCGACGGAAACAGGCTTTATCCGGCTTTTCCGTATCCATACTATACGCACGTCACTCGCGAAGACGTGGATGACATCTGGGCGTATCTCAGGACTGTCGAGCCCGTCGACAACGCGCCGCCCAAAAACAGGCTGCCGTTCCCCTTGAACGAGCGGGCGGCGATGCGCGCTTGGAACTGGATGTTCTTCGACGAGCAGACCTTCCATTCTGTGCCTGGGAAGTCAGCCGCATGGAATTGGGGCGCCTATCTGGTCGAAGGCCTTGGGCATTGCGGCGTCTGCCACACACCGAAGAACGTTCTAGGCGCCGACGAGACGAAGCAGGCGTACCAGGAAGGAAATCTGGACGCATGGTTTGCCATTGTGACCGGAATGGCTGAGGAGCGCGGCGCGCATGTGCTCCGGTTTGCGGCCGATATCGGTCAGCGGGATGCCCTTGTCTCGACACGGTCGATCTTCATGGCCATGCCGCCCGATTATCATCCCGCCGAAGGCCGCACGATCGACATCGAGTTGGTCGGATGCGACTATGCCGATCATGAAGAAACGTACTGGACAATCCAGCAGGACAATCTCCGGCGCGTCTTCGCCCGAAAGGTGAAGGAGCGGATCGAGCAGAAGGAAATCCGGCAGCTCAGCGTCTTTGCACTCGAGCCTCAGCCACTTCTAATCGAACTCGGCCATCTTCTCGGAGACATCGTTCCGGTGACGGTGCACCAGCGATATCGGGAGCCGCCGACATGGCGCTGGCAGCCTGATCAGCCGGTAATTACGTTCCGCCTCAGCGAGTATTCCGGGGCGCCGGATGTGCCCGTCGCGCTCAAGCTGGCGCTCAGCGCAACCGTCACGGATGATCGCATCCGCACCGTGCTCGGCGACGATGTGGCCATCTGGTCCTTGACCGCGGAAAATCCGCACAACGACATCATGCGCCGTCCCGACGTTCTGGTCGAATTCAAACGCCACCTTCGACGCCTCTTCGATCGCATCAAGGCAGCTCATGGGGAGAAGGCGATCATCAACGTCTTTCCGGCGCTTCCGAACTCAGCTTCCGTAGAGTTCGGACGCGTTCGGATGCCAAAGGCCGACCTGCCCTTGCACGTCTATGATCAGAATCGATCGGTTGGCGGTTTTGTTCCGACGTTGAGAATCATGAGCTAG
- a CDS encoding SDR family NAD(P)-dependent oxidoreductase, which produces MTIRFDGRVAIVTGAGNGLGRAHAIGLAARGARVVVNDFGGSLNGGGGSLAPANAVVDEILKAGGEAIADGADVSNFEQVQMMVERATAQWGSIDLLVANAGILRDKSFAKMEPDEFRKVVDVHLMGTFNCCKAVWSGMRERNYGRIVVTTSSSGLFGNFGQSNYGAAKAAMVGLMNVLAEEGRKNNIRINSIAPAAATRMTEELLSPEALELLKPEAITPAVLYLLSEDAPTRTIMGAGAGSFAVIRIIESEGINLPQSDWTPDTIAARFAKIGDLSTAQALERASQQTQKYVAQAAARAEVTL; this is translated from the coding sequence ATGACCATCAGATTTGACGGGCGCGTCGCGATCGTAACTGGCGCGGGCAATGGGCTCGGGCGCGCGCACGCCATCGGGCTCGCGGCCCGCGGGGCGCGGGTGGTCGTCAACGATTTCGGCGGCTCGCTTAACGGCGGCGGCGGTTCGCTTGCTCCGGCCAATGCTGTGGTCGATGAGATTCTCAAAGCTGGCGGCGAAGCGATCGCCGATGGCGCCGATGTGTCGAATTTCGAGCAAGTGCAGATGATGGTCGAAAGAGCAACAGCGCAATGGGGCAGCATCGATCTGCTGGTCGCCAATGCGGGCATCCTCCGCGACAAATCGTTCGCCAAGATGGAGCCGGACGAGTTTCGCAAAGTCGTCGACGTACACTTGATGGGCACCTTCAACTGCTGCAAGGCAGTGTGGAGCGGGATGCGCGAACGCAACTATGGCCGGATCGTCGTTACGACCTCAAGTTCGGGCCTGTTTGGCAACTTCGGCCAGTCAAACTACGGAGCGGCGAAAGCCGCGATGGTGGGGCTGATGAACGTGCTCGCCGAGGAGGGTCGAAAAAACAATATCCGCATCAATTCGATTGCGCCGGCTGCGGCAACCCGCATGACCGAAGAACTGCTGTCGCCCGAAGCCCTCGAATTGCTCAAGCCCGAGGCGATCACGCCGGCCGTGCTGTATCTCCTGAGCGAGGACGCTCCGACGCGCACCATCATGGGCGCAGGAGCCGGATCCTTCGCAGTTATCAGGATCATCGAAAGCGAAGGAATCAACCTGCCGCAGTCGGACTGGACGCCGGACACTATCGCCGCGCGCTTTGCAAAGATCGGCGATCTATCTACGGCCCAGGCACTCGAACGCGCATCCCAACAGACACAGAAGTACGTGGCTCAGGCCGCGGCGAGAGCCGAGGTCACGCTCTGA
- a CDS encoding restriction endonuclease: MKETLSRERPGQRFHNFVAILERMFAHQDGVAVASSLRVPDKDTGRLREHDVVIIRRTHHGPNLTAIECRDQGRKVGVPQIEAFAKKCEKTGIHHGIVVAANGFTSTARTKARALNLTCMELADAESFEWIGTVTIIGQFYNFTAVEGRVRVVEDGRKVTNPSTVYMPDGLPYTGEGIQSLIIDKLPSEVRKPTTRQTVNSQIVIPMEGFFVIDNLSQRFQVKDITFTYALEIEVTERPITLHHYLGENAALEIASGQITFSGGQSTVAFVKSKDGVVGYVVSTGGLNHGVKIGDLPERRLG; encoded by the coding sequence GTGAAAGAAACCCTCTCTCGCGAACGACCTGGTCAGCGATTCCACAACTTCGTCGCCATATTGGAGCGTATGTTTGCGCACCAGGACGGAGTGGCCGTCGCTTCCTCCTTACGGGTGCCCGACAAGGACACCGGTCGGCTTCGCGAGCATGACGTCGTGATTATCCGTCGTACCCATCACGGGCCGAACCTGACCGCCATTGAGTGCAGGGACCAAGGGCGAAAGGTAGGAGTTCCTCAGATCGAGGCCTTCGCCAAAAAGTGCGAAAAGACTGGAATTCATCACGGAATCGTAGTTGCTGCGAACGGCTTTACAAGCACGGCCCGCACCAAGGCTAGGGCGCTGAACTTGACGTGCATGGAGTTGGCCGACGCGGAATCTTTCGAATGGATTGGCACTGTCACCATCATCGGCCAGTTCTACAACTTCACGGCGGTCGAGGGCCGCGTTCGCGTGGTGGAAGACGGGCGGAAGGTCACGAATCCATCCACGGTCTATATGCCCGACGGCTTGCCCTACACCGGCGAGGGTATTCAATCCCTCATCATCGACAAACTGCCTTCCGAGGTCCGTAAGCCGACCACCCGCCAGACCGTCAACAGTCAAATCGTTATTCCCATGGAGGGATTCTTCGTTATCGACAATCTGAGCCAGCGCTTCCAAGTGAAGGATATCACATTCACTTACGCACTGGAGATTGAAGTCACAGAACGCCCAATCACGCTCCATCACTACCTCGGAGAAAACGCAGCGCTGGAAATCGCGTCCGGACAAATCACGTTCTCCGGTGGGCAATCCACGGTGGCATTTGTCAAATCGAAGGACGGCGTGGTGGGTTACGTCGTTTCCACGGGAGGGCTGAACCATGGAGTGAAGATCGGCGATCTACCGGAACGGCGCCTCGGGTAG
- a CDS encoding acetyl-CoA C-acyltransferase: MREAVVVAVARTPIGKAYKGSFNDTQAQALGGHAIKEAVRRASLDPAEIDDVVMGCAMPQGSSGFNIARQAALRAGLPASVAAQTIDRQCSSGLMSIATAAKQIVVDGMRVTVAGGVESISLVQNEHANKYRTTDADLSEHWPGLYVPMIETAELVAERYAIGREAQDEYALCSQQRTAQAQTEGRFQNEIVPMTTTMLAVDRKTGAKIEQKITISADEGNRPQTTSADLQKLEPIWKNGRFVERGKYVTAGNASQLSDGAAALVLMEAKEAERRGFEPLGAYRGMAVAGCAPEEMGIGPVFAVPKLLSQARLNVDEIGIWELNEAFASQVIYCRDRLGIPNDRLNVSGGAISIGHPYGMTGARCTGHVLLEGKRRGARYGVITMCVGGGMGAAGLFEIY; this comes from the coding sequence ATGCGTGAGGCTGTCGTTGTTGCAGTAGCCCGGACGCCCATCGGAAAGGCTTACAAAGGATCATTCAACGATACGCAGGCTCAGGCTCTTGGTGGTCATGCGATCAAGGAGGCAGTCCGCCGCGCCAGCTTAGATCCCGCGGAGATCGACGACGTAGTCATGGGATGTGCCATGCCACAAGGATCAAGCGGATTCAATATCGCCCGCCAGGCCGCACTCCGCGCCGGCCTACCTGCGAGCGTGGCTGCGCAGACGATCGACCGCCAGTGTTCTTCTGGATTGATGTCAATCGCAACAGCGGCAAAGCAAATCGTCGTCGATGGAATGCGAGTGACGGTCGCTGGCGGTGTCGAGTCGATTTCGTTGGTCCAGAACGAACACGCAAACAAGTACCGTACCACCGACGCGGACCTGAGTGAGCATTGGCCCGGTCTCTACGTCCCGATGATCGAAACGGCTGAGCTCGTGGCTGAACGATATGCTATCGGCCGAGAAGCTCAGGATGAGTACGCCCTATGCTCTCAGCAACGCACAGCTCAGGCGCAGACCGAGGGCCGGTTTCAAAATGAGATCGTTCCCATGACTACGACGATGCTAGCCGTCGACAGGAAGACAGGTGCCAAAATCGAACAGAAAATAACGATCTCTGCAGACGAGGGAAACCGGCCCCAGACGACCTCGGCAGATCTTCAAAAGCTTGAGCCTATTTGGAAAAATGGACGTTTCGTCGAGCGGGGCAAATATGTGACCGCAGGTAACGCGTCACAGCTTTCCGACGGAGCGGCCGCACTAGTCCTTATGGAGGCCAAAGAGGCCGAGCGGCGCGGGTTCGAACCGCTCGGCGCGTATCGTGGAATGGCGGTGGCCGGCTGCGCCCCAGAAGAAATGGGAATTGGTCCGGTTTTCGCGGTGCCGAAACTGTTGAGTCAAGCGCGGCTCAATGTTGACGAGATCGGCATTTGGGAGCTCAACGAGGCGTTTGCCAGTCAGGTCATTTACTGCCGCGACAGGCTTGGAATTCCCAACGATCGGCTGAACGTCTCTGGTGGAGCCATTTCCATCGGCCACCCCTACGGAATGACCGGCGCCCGCTGTACAGGGCATGTTCTCCTGGAAGGAAAGCGGCGCGGTGCGAGATACGGTGTGATCACCATGTGCGTCGGAGGCGGCATGGGAGCCGCAGGGCTGTTCGAGATTTATTGA
- a CDS encoding sulfatase-like hydrolase/transferase produces MPKRNVIIIMSDEHNARIMGCAGNPIAKTPHLDSLAARGVRFTNAYTPSPICVPARAAFATGFRVHQTRHWDNAMPYRGSPLGWGHALQRKGIRVESIGKLHYRAEEDPAGFDVEHIPMHVAGGHGMVWASIRDPYISDRPNRKRMLGEQIGPGESSYTAYDRSVTGRAIEWLHNAARDAEKPFVLYVGLVAPHFPLIAPEEFFSMYPSHLIPEVKLHPQNGYRRHPWVQAYADFERNEENFKSPGERLRAFSAYLGLCSFLDRNVGLIVQALRDTGLDECTTAIYTSDHGDNLGARGLWGKSTLYQESVSVPMIMAGPDIAPSVCETPVDLLDLFPTILDGAGLDPLPELAQRPGRSLFKIAASAADPQRVVFSEYHAAGSNTAGFMIRKGRWKFHYYVRFRPELFDLETDPEELDDKAPNPAYAPKLQEMEAELRRIGDPQAIDAQAKMDQQELIERFGGAEIASTLGATGATPAPATSGLQ; encoded by the coding sequence ATGCCAAAGCGTAACGTCATCATTATCATGTCGGATGAACACAATGCCCGTATCATGGGTTGTGCCGGCAATCCGATCGCCAAAACGCCTCATCTCGACAGCCTTGCTGCCCGCGGCGTGCGCTTTACCAACGCATACACACCAAGCCCGATCTGCGTACCGGCGCGCGCGGCGTTTGCGACGGGCTTTCGCGTTCACCAGACACGTCACTGGGACAACGCCATGCCCTATCGCGGCTCGCCGCTTGGCTGGGGACATGCGCTACAGCGTAAAGGCATTCGCGTCGAAAGTATCGGCAAACTCCACTACCGGGCCGAGGAGGACCCGGCGGGGTTCGATGTCGAGCACATTCCGATGCATGTCGCCGGTGGCCACGGCATGGTCTGGGCATCGATCCGCGACCCTTATATTTCGGACCGCCCCAACCGCAAGCGCATGCTGGGCGAGCAGATCGGACCAGGGGAATCATCCTATACGGCCTACGACCGATCCGTGACCGGCCGCGCCATCGAATGGTTGCACAACGCCGCAAGGGACGCGGAGAAGCCATTCGTGCTCTATGTCGGGCTGGTCGCGCCGCATTTCCCGCTGATCGCGCCGGAAGAGTTCTTTAGCATGTATCCGTCCCACCTCATTCCCGAGGTGAAGTTGCATCCGCAAAATGGCTATCGGCGTCACCCGTGGGTTCAGGCCTATGCCGATTTCGAGCGCAACGAAGAGAACTTCAAGAGCCCCGGGGAACGCCTCCGCGCCTTCTCCGCGTATCTCGGCCTGTGCAGTTTTCTCGACCGCAATGTCGGGCTAATCGTTCAAGCGCTTCGCGACACGGGCCTGGATGAGTGCACAACGGCCATCTATACCTCCGATCATGGTGACAACCTTGGCGCTCGAGGCCTTTGGGGCAAATCGACGCTCTATCAGGAGAGCGTCAGCGTCCCCATGATCATGGCGGGCCCGGATATTGCGCCCTCCGTCTGCGAAACCCCCGTTGATCTTCTCGACCTTTTCCCGACCATTCTAGACGGTGCCGGCTTGGACCCTCTGCCCGAACTCGCGCAGCGGCCGGGGAGATCGCTGTTCAAGATTGCGGCTTCGGCGGCCGATCCGCAGCGCGTCGTCTTCAGCGAGTATCACGCGGCAGGCAGCAACACCGCGGGATTCATGATTCGAAAGGGACGCTGGAAGTTTCACTACTATGTCCGTTTCCGGCCCGAACTGTTTGATCTCGAGACCGATCCGGAAGAACTCGACGACAAGGCGCCCAATCCCGCCTACGCGCCGAAGCTGCAAGAGATGGAGGCCGAACTCCGACGCATCGGCGACCCCCAGGCGATCGACGCGCAGGCGAAAATGGATCAGCAGGAATTGATCGAGCGATTCGGCGGCGCCGAGATCGCGTCGACGTTGGGCGCCACCGGAGCAACGCCGGCGCCAGCGACTTCCGGACTTCAATAA
- a CDS encoding MBL fold metallo-hydrolase, which yields MLHRRKLLKLSTFGSLVSLMKMPLAHAQSKAKPRTRIVFLGTKGGPRVEIGRSNPANLIEINGTRVVLDCGMGVSHQMAQAKVPLPSVEYILISHHHSDHNLEYGNLVYNAWVAGLSTPIHSFGPNGLQRMTKTYWELNNFDVETRIADEGRPDPRSLLIAKDIDADGVVLKTDDFSITAFRTPHPPITDNFAYKFTTPDGVIVFSSDTEYNPRLAEFAKGADVLVHEALYAPFVDKIVARVKNGATLGKHLRASHTTAQDVGKIATAAGVKLLVLSHLVPGDIDVTDEQWISAVRENYSGKVSIAKDLMELTLPV from the coding sequence ATGCTGCATCGCCGAAAACTTTTGAAGCTTTCGACGTTCGGAAGCCTCGTGTCGCTGATGAAGATGCCGCTGGCACATGCTCAATCAAAGGCCAAGCCGCGCACGCGGATCGTTTTCCTCGGCACCAAAGGCGGCCCGCGCGTCGAGATAGGCCGTTCCAATCCGGCCAATCTGATCGAAATCAACGGTACACGCGTCGTGCTCGATTGCGGCATGGGCGTCAGCCATCAAATGGCGCAAGCTAAAGTGCCGTTGCCCTCGGTGGAATACATCCTGATCAGCCATCATCATTCCGATCATAACCTCGAATACGGCAATCTCGTCTACAACGCCTGGGTCGCGGGTCTCTCGACGCCGATCCATTCGTTCGGCCCGAATGGGCTCCAACGGATGACGAAGACGTATTGGGAACTGAACAACTTTGACGTCGAGACGCGCATCGCGGACGAAGGGCGCCCCGATCCCCGCTCGCTTCTGATTGCCAAGGACATCGACGCCGATGGCGTGGTCCTGAAAACCGACGATTTTTCGATCACCGCCTTCCGTACGCCGCATCCTCCGATCACTGACAATTTCGCCTACAAGTTCACGACCCCGGATGGGGTGATCGTGTTCTCGAGCGATACTGAATACAATCCGAGGCTCGCAGAGTTTGCCAAGGGAGCGGACGTGCTGGTGCACGAGGCCCTCTACGCGCCGTTCGTGGACAAGATCGTCGCACGCGTCAAGAACGGCGCTACGCTCGGCAAGCATTTGCGGGCGAGCCACACGACCGCGCAGGATGTCGGCAAGATTGCCACCGCGGCCGGCGTCAAGCTGCTGGTGCTCAGTCATCTGGTGCCCGGTGATATCGATGTCACCGACGAACAATGGATTTCGGCCGTGCGGGAGAACTATTCTGGCAAGGTCAGCATCGCAAAGGACCTGATGGAACTAACGCTTCCAGTGTGA
- a CDS encoding 3-hydroxyacyl-CoA dehydrogenase — protein sequence MMESAPTVEQDIAAAHLAVAERDCWIVTDIPPDTSVIPIGRVGIIGAGTMGAGIAMNFASAGLRVTIVEAEQAALDRGLDIVRRNYEASAVRGRFSAEEAQARSNRIAGSLSIEDLTNCDLIIEAVFEDMALKKRIFAKLDALAKPDAILATNTSYLNVDQIAAVTRRPESVVGMHFFSPANVMKLLEIVRGEKTSKTIVASAMSVARTIGKIAVVVGVGPGFVGNRMLYQRETQAKLLVLEGAMPWDIDRVLRDFGFRMGQFEMGDLAGLDIGWNPQTSRGETLRDILCEQGRRGQKTGAGFYDYDTDRKASPSPVVERIIREFAARKGFRPRIISDQEILERVLYPMINEAARILDEGNATRASDIDVVWVHGYRWPAKTGGPTFWADQVGLGRIASFLACSADRDSPMALEPSPLLNRLINAGQSLSQFSS from the coding sequence ATGATGGAAAGTGCTCCCACTGTTGAGCAGGATATCGCGGCGGCGCACCTTGCAGTCGCCGAGCGCGATTGTTGGATCGTGACTGACATTCCGCCCGATACTTCCGTCATCCCGATCGGGAGAGTTGGGATCATCGGTGCCGGTACCATGGGAGCCGGCATTGCGATGAACTTCGCAAGCGCCGGTTTGCGGGTGACCATTGTCGAGGCGGAGCAGGCAGCGCTTGATCGGGGGCTCGACATCGTGCGGCGCAACTACGAAGCCTCCGCAGTTCGCGGCCGGTTTTCAGCCGAGGAGGCGCAGGCGCGCTCTAACCGAATCGCTGGCAGTCTATCGATCGAAGACCTGACGAACTGCGATCTGATCATTGAAGCTGTGTTTGAGGATATGGCGCTCAAAAAAAGAATTTTTGCGAAGCTCGATGCGCTCGCGAAACCGGATGCCATCCTGGCGACCAACACTTCATATCTGAACGTCGACCAAATCGCGGCGGTCACCCGGCGACCGGAATCCGTCGTGGGCATGCACTTCTTTTCCCCCGCGAACGTAATGAAGCTGCTCGAAATCGTCCGTGGTGAAAAGACATCCAAAACGATTGTCGCCAGCGCAATGTCGGTCGCCCGGACAATTGGGAAGATTGCTGTCGTCGTCGGCGTTGGGCCGGGGTTCGTAGGAAATCGCATGCTCTATCAGCGAGAAACTCAGGCAAAGCTGTTGGTATTGGAAGGAGCAATGCCGTGGGACATCGATCGCGTTTTGCGCGATTTCGGATTCAGGATGGGGCAGTTCGAAATGGGCGACCTTGCCGGCCTCGATATTGGCTGGAATCCCCAGACATCTCGCGGCGAGACGCTGCGAGACATTCTATGTGAGCAGGGTCGGCGAGGACAGAAGACCGGCGCAGGCTTTTATGATTACGACACCGACCGGAAGGCCAGCCCGTCGCCTGTGGTTGAGCGCATCATACGAGAATTTGCGGCGCGCAAGGGCTTTCGTCCCCGTATCATTTCGGATCAAGAGATACTAGAACGGGTATTATATCCGATGATCAATGAAGCCGCCCGCATTCTCGATGAAGGTAACGCAACCCGAGCGTCGGATATCGATGTGGTTTGGGTGCACGGATATCGTTGGCCGGCCAAGACGGGCGGTCCAACGTTCTGGGCTGATCAGGTTGGGCTTGGTCGGATTGCGTCCTTCCTCGCATGCAGTGCTGATCGAGACAGTCCGATGGCTCTCGAACCAAGCCCTTTGCTGAACCGCCTGATCAATGCGGGACAGAGTCTTTCGCAGTTTTCTTCCTAG